The following nucleotide sequence is from Corylus avellana chromosome ca7, CavTom2PMs-1.0.
AAGTCATACCTTGCAGGATGTCCTACGTCAATGTTGGCTATGGAAGGGCTATACGGGAAAATACTTTTACTGCATAGTGCTCTTGGCTGCGTCAGTGTTGGCTACGGCAAATACTTTTACTGCATAACTGTTGGCTGCATGCGTCACTGTTGGCAAAGGCTAAACCTTAAAGGTTTGATAAGTGCACATACCTTGTTTGATGCAGGATATCTTGTGTGAAAATTCGGTAATAATTCTGCAaggtgaaaaatgaaaagacacaTTAAAGTAGGAGGGTATTGCGGTCATTTTAAGTCAAATAAGGGTATGACAGTATTTTTAAAGTCAAATGTGTGCACATGACATGCACATGATGCCTCTGCCGTTAGTATTAACGGTTTTATTTGACGAAAGGGGGATATTGTCATTCTAGTGGGAGTTTGAGGAGAATattgtcgcaattaaaagtttggggatGACATTATCAatgtggtggtagtttgaggagggtaagtggacttttcccaaatttttttcaccaatttctccagctctccctctccattttctcattctctctctcttcttttctccactTTTGTTTCTCCGGCCGGccagctctccctctcttcttttctccattaattttcaaaaacccaaacctaaAAATCTTCAataaatcaaaaacccaaatcaaaaaatcaacctgaaaaatcaaaaacccaaacgtcaaacccaacaaatcttcaaaaaacacaaaaaatcttcttatcttcttatcttctcttcttctttttttatttatttatttatttttcttctgcttctcttttccttttctttttcttcttcttcttcttctcttctttttctcttttccttttcttttcttcttctctctagaGGGAGCTGCAGCtgtgcagagagaagagggagatcgagagaggagagagagagtggggaaataaaagaaaaatggaaagaataaatgttgaataaaagaataaagggaaagaagaataaagaataaagaaaaagaagagggaaaaagttgaatatctcgttcaatttttttagtgacgtgtcaacatttaacacgtcagaaatttttgacgtgttaaaatagcatgtcagaaaatttATGACGTGGTATTTTTGGCTAtatcagaaaaatatttactgacgtggcaaaaaaaaaatcatgtactatagccacgtcaaaaattgattatttttttgtagtgacattGAAACGAAATGAACATAAAACTCGAGCAGCACTCTTCAAGTAACCTCTAAATTTGCTTTAGAAATGAATGaaagtcattttggagtaatgctataagtcttgaTAGAGTCATTTTAGAATCATCCTaaatgtgatatgacttttaaaattaccaatagatcaaaagtcaataaatcatatctcaaatttaacggtaattttaaaagccacatcatatttCGGATGACTCTAAAAAGACTTTAAGAAGACTTATATCATTACTTGTCATTTCATGAAAAATAGGACACTTTTTCAAATTCTACAACAAATATAATTTGGTAAGATAAATCTTTAGTAGGATTcacaatctttttctttttcttttttcttttgtctgaGCAATAAGATTCTCTGTTTACTTAATGAAATGGGTAAAGCACAGAGAAAAAGTTGCTTTTACCTTTACAAACTGTGTCTACTTCGTGAGCAAGGaaacaaattcaataaaatgACCATCTTCAACGTGTCATCTACTTTAGTTTCGTGATCGTTTCAGACGCAAGAGTCTTTCTTCATCTACTTCATTTCTGTCATCTTGCAGACGTATGTCAAGAATGGCCGGCGAAGGAGAATGGCCAGCGATAGGGATTGATTTGGGGACGACGTACTCGTGCGTGGCAGTATGGCAGCATGATCGCGTAGAGATCATAGTCAACGATCAGGGCAACAGGACAACACCGTCTTATGTTGCCTTCACTGACAAAGAGCGTTTGGTCGGTGATGCAGCCAAGAACCAGGTCGCCAGGAATCCCACAAACtctgtttttggtaatttttagtcTATAGCCATCTTAGCTCTTTTTACGTCCAAATTATCAATTTCATATTTGTAGTTTAATTAGTATTTAAGAAGTAATAGAAAATAATCTGCTTGTCTCTTAACTGACTGAAAAAGATttattaaaatcaatatttgaagcgatctcttaagaaatattaaaaacttacaaCTAATCACATGCTAGCTAGTATTTGTAAATGGTAACTGTTCCATATATTTCGCATCACCCTGGATTTGATGTTGGCCCAAAAATTAGATGATCTTGAGTCCTTGACGAAAATGAATTCTTCTTAAGAAAATTGGTCatataaattgttttattttttttcctaccgTCTTTCATTCCAATTCTTGATATGctgattgtttttctttctttcattcctGTGATTCGTTGCATCTTATGCTTTAGTCTTATCAAATCATTTTGccattttttctcttattattttgcagATGCAAAGCGGTTAATTGGTAGGAGATTTAGTGATTCTGTAGTTCAGAGTGATATCTACCTTTGGCCATTCAAGGTTATTGAAGGTCCTACCGACAAACCTATGATCGTGGTCACTTATAAGGGGGAAGAGAAGCATTTTGCTGCAGAGGAAATCTCATCTATGGTCCTCAAAAAGATGCGTGAGATTGCCGAGTCCTACCTTGGCACAATTGTGAAGAATGCTGTAATTACTGTCCCAGCCTACTTCAATGATTCACAGCGTAAGGCTACAAAGGATGCTGGAAGCATTGCAGGACTAAATGTCATGCGGATAATCAATGAACCAATGGCCGCAGCCATTGCTTACGGTCTTAATAAGACTGACATTGGTGGGAGAAACGTGTTAATCTTTGATTTGGGTGGCGGTACTACAGATATCTCACTACTTACCATTGACGGTGACACTTTTGAAGTGAAGGCCGTTGCTGGAGACACTCACCTTGGAGGTGAGGACTTTGACAACATAATGGTAAAACACTTCGTTGAAATATTTAAGAGACATCACAAGGAGGACATTAGTGGAAATGCCAGAGCTCTAAGGAGATTGAGAACTGCTTGTGAGAGAGCAAAGAGGATTCTTTCTTCCGCAAGTGAGACTACCATTGAAGTTGATTCTTTATATAATGGTATTGATTTCTCCTCAAGTATTACCCGTGCTAAATTTGCGGAACTCAATATGGACTTGTTCAAGAAGTCTATTGAGCTTGTAGAGAAGTGTTTGACTGATGCTAAGATGGACAAGAGAGGAGTCCATGATGTTGTTCTTACTGGTGGTTCTTCAAGAATTCCTAAGGTGCAGCAGCTGTTGCAAGACTTGTTTGATGGAAAGCAGCTTAACAAGAGCATCAACCCAGATGAAGCTGTGGCTTATGGAGCCGCTGTTCAAGCTGCAAACTTGGCTGGTAGGGGTAATGAGAAAGTTCAACGCATAGTGCTCATGAATGTCACCCCTCTATCCCTAGGGTTTGAATATGCTGAAGGTGAGATGGCCGTTGTGATTCCGAGGAATACCTCCATTCCCACTAAGAAGCAAATGGACTGCACCAACAAGTATGACAACCAAACTTCTGCTTGGATTCCGATTTATGAGGGTGAGAGAGCAAGAGCTGTGGATAACAATTGGTTGGGACAATTTGAGCTTTCTCCAATTCCTGCAGCGCCCAGGAGTACCGCTAAAATAAAAGTATACTTTGAGATTGATGCCAATGGTATCTTGAACGTTTCTGCCATGGAGGAGACCACTGGCGTAAGTTACAAGATCACAATTACAAATTACAAGAATTCACTATCCACAGAAGATATTCATAGGATGGTTCTAGATGCAAAGAAATACGAAGTTGAAGATGATAAGCACAGGAAGAAGGTTAGGGCTAAGGAAGCTTTGGAGAACTATGCGTACAAAATGAGGAGTATTGTCAATGATAAGGAGATTGGTGGCAAGCTTGACGCTGCTGGCAAGGAGAAGATTGAAGCTGCTATTAAGCAAGTGATTCATTGGTTAGATGGTATCCAACATGCGGAGGAAAATGAGTTTGAGGACAAGCTGATTGGACTTGAGTTAATCTGTAATCCCATCATTGCAAAGATATCTAGACAACCATAAGCAATTGAGCAGCTCGATCTTCTCATAAAAAAAGATGACACTTGGAGTCTGTTATGGCACcttattagtatttttgttgtcAGTGTGTTTTGATGTGGCTTTATTTGGTAGCAGTTGGAAATTGAAATATGATGTGTGATTTATGGTTTTAATGTTAATGTTTCATGGCTTTTCCAAGTGTTTATAGCAGTTCGTTCTTTAATTTCCAGTTGGGTTGCTTGCAAATGCATTTTCAACAAATAGTTTTCATGCAAATTAAAATTCTAATAAATTGGATTAGCTAGAGGCATATTTTAAATATCAACCTAAACTAGATGTTTCGAAATGATGAAACGACGTTACTTCATCAGTGTGCACGAATAGTCAGAGAGAGCTAATTAATGTACCAAATCTAACCATGGTCTATGCACTGCTTGCCTTctatatatgagaaaaaatgTCCATTCAATTACTATTAATTACGACTTGTCTtgaagataaaattaatttttagcttATGGTACAATGTGACAATTCCCTAAAGAAACTCTCTTACATGTAGTACAATGTCACTATTCTGGCCCCCcaaatataatataacaattaCATGTATTTCAAACAAACCCACAAGCAAAAATGTTCAAATacatttacaaaaataaaaaataaaaaaagttcaaatactGAAACTGGATTTGGCTTCAAAGCTAGGCACATCGCCTGTTATTGCTAAAAGAACAACATAAATTTCCTCGGAcccaattaaaagaaaagatttgTCTATAAATGAAGTTTAGCCTTTAATCCCCAATAGCTATTCTGTTTGGAGTTGCTCAGTCAGCAGATTTCTGTATTAGCTTCCATGGTCTT
It contains:
- the LOC132187539 gene encoding heat shock cognate 70 kDa protein-like, translating into MSRMAGEGEWPAIGIDLGTTYSCVAVWQHDRVEIIVNDQGNRTTPSYVAFTDKERLVGDAAKNQVARNPTNSVFDAKRLIGRRFSDSVVQSDIYLWPFKVIEGPTDKPMIVVTYKGEEKHFAAEEISSMVLKKMREIAESYLGTIVKNAVITVPAYFNDSQRKATKDAGSIAGLNVMRIINEPMAAAIAYGLNKTDIGGRNVLIFDLGGGTTDISLLTIDGDTFEVKAVAGDTHLGGEDFDNIMVKHFVEIFKRHHKEDISGNARALRRLRTACERAKRILSSASETTIEVDSLYNGIDFSSSITRAKFAELNMDLFKKSIELVEKCLTDAKMDKRGVHDVVLTGGSSRIPKVQQLLQDLFDGKQLNKSINPDEAVAYGAAVQAANLAGRGNEKVQRIVLMNVTPLSLGFEYAEGEMAVVIPRNTSIPTKKQMDCTNKYDNQTSAWIPIYEGERARAVDNNWLGQFELSPIPAAPRSTAKIKVYFEIDANGILNVSAMEETTGVSYKITITNYKNSLSTEDIHRMVLDAKKYEVEDDKHRKKVRAKEALENYAYKMRSIVNDKEIGGKLDAAGKEKIEAAIKQVIHWLDGIQHAEENEFEDKLIGLELICNPIIAKISRQP